From the genome of Ptychodera flava strain L36383 chromosome 20, AS_Pfla_20210202, whole genome shotgun sequence, one region includes:
- the LOC139120518 gene encoding protein mono-ADP-ribosyltransferase PARP15-like, translating into MLHKLTPGSLQDVSICLQLSVKRSEYKIEFFIVSAGVPLPSSWVDMTQYGNFRTETLEPKTAEYQGVEQAFTQTLKPGYNLRQIVRIERLQNIQQYRQYVILKQTLDAKNPKGTTNERTLYHGTSADSVDKMSKKGFNRSFAGKNVTATLYGAGTYFAVNSEMSARSIYSPPDANGYKYIYQAKVLTGEYTVGSQNMLVPPSKNPNDPTDCYDSVVDNMQNPEIFVVFNDALAFPEYLIVFY; encoded by the exons ATGCTTCACAAATTAACTCCAGGTAGCTTACAGGATGTTTCCATATGTCTGCAATTATCCGTAAAGAGGTCTGAGTATAAAATAGAATTCTTCATTGTTTCAGCTGGGGTTCCTCTTCCTTCAAGTTGGGTAGACATGACTCAGTATGGAAACTTCAGAACAGAAACTTTAGAACCAAAGACAGCTGAATATCAAGGAGTGGAACAAGCAttcacacaaacacttaaaccAGGGTACAATTTGAGACAAATTGTACGG ATTGAACGCTTGCAAAACATTCAACAGTATCGACAGTATGTCATCCTCAAACAAACATTAGATGCCAAAAATCCTAAAGGAACAACAAATGAGAGAACATTGTACCATGGAACAAGTGCTGACTCTGTTGATAAAATGAGTAAGAAAGGATTTAACAGAAGTTTCGCTGGGAAAAATG TTACAGCAACTCTGTATGGTGCAGGAACTTACTTTGCTGTCAATTCCGAAATGTCTGCCCGTAGCATCTACTCTCCACCAGATGCCAATGGTTACAAATACATCTACCAAGCCAAGGTGTTAACAGGGGAATATACCGTCGGATCACAGAACATGCTAGTGCCACCATCCAAGAACCCAAATGACCCTACAGACTGCTATGATAGCGTGGTTGATAACATGCAGAATCCAGAAATCTTTGTCGTGTTTAATGATGCTTTGGCCTTCCCAGAATACTTGATTGTATTTTATTAG